The following proteins are encoded in a genomic region of Sorangiineae bacterium MSr12523:
- a CDS encoding M28 family peptidase — protein sequence MRAHFSIALPLSLGILGGCSSAAPAPGTLSSAAATSPAPSQAEISTEEKTLASRITADSIAAPTRFLADDKLEGRAPGSRGGQLAVEYLASEFRRLGLQPGGDGGTYFQRVPLVAITPEVKSPVTFSSLAKKENTLSLASPNDLVVMSGVQETQVRMNAELVFAGYGIVAPEYQWDDYKDVDVRGKVVVVMNNDPSSDPALFEGKRRLWYGRWDYKYLQAAKKGAAGVIIVHTTESAGYPWQVVVTSNALEKFELPAAKGEPRLLAKMWATEDASRRIAALGGENLDALRQAAERRDFRPRALNVKLDLAFSNKRRDIESANVLGVLPGRDPELSHDAVIYTAHHDHLGIGAPRNGDSIYNGAVDNASGSGTLVAIAGAFARAESKPRRSIVFAAVTAEEQGLLGSQWYCEHPTFPPGRIAADLNMDSMNIFGPTRDLGFVGLGKSSLDDVVSALAKAQGRSLHGDSFPDRGSFYRSDQFSFAKIGVPSIYIKGGPEYVGRPPGWGKEQQQSFERTHYHQPSDEFDPNWDLRGAVEDAQLLLVAGWRIANAPELPSWKKGDEFANVPRPRQ from the coding sequence ATGCGCGCGCATTTCTCGATCGCACTGCCACTTTCTCTAGGAATTCTCGGAGGCTGCAGCTCAGCCGCGCCGGCTCCCGGCACACTTTCTTCCGCGGCCGCTACCTCGCCGGCGCCGTCGCAAGCCGAGATCTCCACGGAGGAAAAGACACTGGCCTCGCGCATCACGGCCGACAGCATTGCGGCCCCGACGCGGTTTCTGGCCGACGACAAACTGGAAGGGCGCGCTCCGGGATCGCGCGGTGGTCAGTTGGCCGTGGAATATTTGGCCTCCGAGTTTCGGCGTTTGGGCCTGCAGCCCGGTGGTGATGGCGGAACGTATTTCCAACGTGTCCCGCTGGTGGCCATCACACCGGAGGTGAAAAGTCCGGTGACGTTCTCGAGTCTGGCGAAAAAGGAAAATACCCTTTCGCTGGCCTCTCCGAACGACCTGGTGGTCATGTCGGGTGTGCAGGAAACCCAAGTTCGAATGAATGCCGAATTGGTGTTTGCCGGCTATGGCATCGTCGCCCCCGAATACCAATGGGACGATTACAAAGACGTGGACGTTCGCGGGAAGGTGGTGGTCGTGATGAACAACGATCCATCGTCGGATCCCGCGCTTTTCGAGGGGAAGCGACGTCTGTGGTACGGGCGGTGGGATTACAAATACTTGCAAGCTGCAAAGAAAGGCGCCGCCGGGGTCATCATCGTTCACACGACGGAATCGGCGGGGTACCCGTGGCAGGTGGTGGTCACGTCGAACGCGCTGGAGAAGTTCGAGCTTCCCGCCGCAAAAGGGGAGCCGCGGTTGCTCGCGAAAATGTGGGCAACCGAAGATGCCAGCCGGCGCATCGCCGCGTTGGGCGGCGAGAACCTGGATGCCTTGCGGCAGGCGGCCGAGCGTCGCGATTTTCGGCCGCGCGCGCTGAATGTCAAACTGGATTTGGCCTTCAGCAACAAGCGCCGCGACATCGAAAGCGCCAACGTTCTCGGTGTTCTGCCGGGCCGCGATCCGGAGCTTTCGCACGACGCGGTCATCTACACCGCGCACCACGATCATCTTGGCATCGGCGCGCCTCGAAATGGTGATTCGATTTACAATGGTGCCGTGGACAACGCCTCCGGCAGCGGCACCCTCGTGGCCATTGCAGGGGCCTTCGCCCGCGCGGAATCCAAGCCGCGCCGTTCCATCGTCTTTGCCGCGGTCACCGCGGAAGAGCAGGGGCTGCTCGGTTCCCAATGGTATTGCGAGCACCCGACGTTTCCGCCCGGCCGCATCGCGGCCGATCTCAATATGGATTCGATGAACATCTTCGGCCCGACGCGCGATTTGGGTTTCGTGGGCCTCGGAAAGTCGTCACTCGACGACGTCGTCTCTGCGCTGGCAAAGGCCCAGGGCCGCTCGCTGCACGGCGATTCCTTCCCCGATCGCGGTTCCTTCTATCGGTCCGACCAATTCAGCTTTGCAAAGATCGGTGTTCCTTCGATTTACATCAAAGGAGGTCCGGAATACGTCGGGCGCCCGCCCGGCTGGGGCAAGGAGCAGCAACAGTCGTTCGAACGCACGCACTACCATCAACCTTCCGACGAGTTCGATCCCAATTGGGATCTGCGTGGCGCCGTCGAGGATGCCCAACTGCTCCTCGTTGCGGGCTGGCGGATCGCCAATGCGCCCGAGCTTCCCAGCTGGAAAAAAGGCGACGAATTCGCGAACGTTCCCCGCCCGCGCCAATGA
- a CDS encoding LamG domain-containing protein has translation MRVATPLARRRKRGRTIAVVAGVWLFVLPTGCSFLADLDFATGDATPGIRPEAGDGSSSADARSNKDSAAGSDPYSSAVRADQPSAYWRFGESSGTTANDEMGAYPGVYERGFSLRAEGAIASNTAVRLDGEIGSRILIGDVFDFSSDSPSTLEAWVKWDGTGSAYIFSKRGDQTNGNNGYELYASSNSSGQVQWTYSRTTRGQPTLLFHDAQPSNEFVHVVATFDGAMGRLYLNGEEVSNLAFSNSVVGSGAVLALGNNAAGDGDSFQGTLDELAIYERVLSPDRIRAHYRASISK, from the coding sequence ATGCGCGTGGCAACCCCCCTTGCTCGCAGGCGAAAGCGCGGTCGCACCATCGCAGTCGTTGCTGGGGTATGGCTCTTCGTGTTGCCCACTGGCTGCAGCTTTCTGGCGGACCTGGACTTTGCCACCGGCGACGCCACTCCGGGGATTCGGCCCGAAGCAGGGGATGGCAGCTCCTCTGCCGATGCCCGCTCGAACAAGGATTCCGCCGCCGGATCGGACCCGTACTCCAGCGCGGTGCGCGCGGACCAGCCGAGCGCCTATTGGCGATTTGGGGAAAGCTCGGGCACGACGGCAAACGACGAGATGGGGGCATACCCGGGAGTCTACGAACGGGGCTTCAGCCTCCGCGCCGAGGGTGCGATCGCCAGCAACACGGCCGTGCGGCTGGACGGGGAAATCGGCAGTCGCATCCTCATTGGCGACGTATTCGACTTTAGCAGCGACAGTCCGTCCACGCTCGAGGCATGGGTCAAATGGGATGGCACGGGCTCCGCGTACATCTTCTCCAAGCGCGGCGATCAGACGAACGGAAACAACGGCTACGAACTGTACGCGTCCAGCAATTCTTCGGGCCAGGTCCAGTGGACCTATTCGCGCACCACGCGAGGCCAACCGACCCTGCTGTTCCACGACGCGCAGCCCAGCAACGAGTTCGTGCACGTCGTCGCGACATTCGATGGAGCGATGGGTCGCCTTTATTTGAATGGCGAAGAGGTTTCCAATCTGGCATTCAGCAACAGCGTCGTAGGATCGGGCGCCGTACTTGCCTTGGGCAACAACGCCGCAGGTGACGGCGACTCTTTCCAAGGCACCCTCGACGAACTCGCCATTTACGAACGAGTCCTCTCCCCCGACCGTATCCGCGCGCACTACCGGGCAAGCATATCGAAATAG
- a CDS encoding alpha/beta fold hydrolase produces MTIEAKARSFIQELSGGVWTHPRSPFDETLSAALPPAKLRDTWKSLESSAGAFRSIAGGEVQSRDPIRVVSLTCKFERAALVAKVSYDAHDRIAGLYFVPPLEAWTPPPYVRPGAFEEREVVVGTSPSLPGTLSIPKGTGRHPAIVLVHGSGPMDADETVGGVKTFKDLAWGLASHGVAVLRYTKRSRHSPMGIVTQKEEVLDGARDALEVLRHVPEMDSNRLFILGHSQGGYLAPRIAQQNPGLSGIIILAGSTRPLEDSILEQLTYLASTDPNNVQLASALDRAKRFKQTVEDPNLDMDQNVELPTGGHVQGAYFLDVRGYDPPAVARSLSCRILVLQGERDYQVTKNDFEGWKAALAGKPTVSFKSYPSLNHLFVRGEGASTPAEYQRAGHVDEEVVKDVSNWVLHFESAAL; encoded by the coding sequence ATGACCATCGAGGCGAAAGCAAGAAGCTTCATCCAGGAGCTGAGCGGTGGAGTGTGGACGCATCCACGGAGTCCATTCGATGAGACGCTGTCGGCGGCGCTCCCGCCGGCGAAATTGCGTGATACGTGGAAGTCATTGGAATCGAGTGCAGGTGCATTTCGCAGCATCGCGGGCGGCGAGGTTCAATCGCGCGATCCGATTCGAGTCGTTTCATTGACCTGCAAATTCGAGCGCGCCGCGCTCGTGGCCAAGGTTTCCTATGATGCGCACGATCGCATCGCGGGACTGTACTTCGTTCCGCCGTTGGAGGCCTGGACCCCTCCGCCTTACGTTCGCCCAGGTGCGTTCGAAGAGCGTGAGGTCGTTGTGGGCACCTCGCCATCGCTGCCCGGTACCCTATCGATTCCGAAGGGAACCGGACGCCACCCTGCCATCGTTCTCGTGCACGGCTCCGGACCGATGGATGCCGACGAAACGGTGGGCGGGGTGAAGACGTTCAAGGATCTCGCCTGGGGCCTGGCGAGCCATGGTGTCGCCGTTCTGCGCTACACGAAGCGAAGTCGCCATTCACCAATGGGCATCGTGACTCAAAAGGAAGAAGTGTTGGACGGCGCCCGCGATGCGCTCGAGGTTCTTCGTCATGTGCCGGAAATGGACTCGAACCGCCTGTTCATCCTTGGCCATAGCCAAGGTGGGTACTTGGCACCGCGGATCGCCCAGCAGAACCCCGGCCTCTCGGGGATCATCATTCTGGCGGGTTCGACGCGCCCACTCGAAGACTCGATCCTGGAACAATTGACCTACCTCGCCTCGACGGATCCGAACAATGTCCAACTCGCAAGCGCGTTGGATAGGGCCAAACGCTTCAAGCAAACGGTGGAGGACCCGAACCTCGACATGGATCAGAACGTCGAATTGCCGACCGGCGGCCATGTCCAAGGTGCGTACTTTCTGGATGTGCGTGGGTACGATCCACCCGCCGTCGCAAGAAGCCTATCGTGCAGAATTCTCGTCTTGCAGGGCGAACGGGATTATCAGGTTACGAAGAACGATTTCGAAGGTTGGAAAGCCGCTTTGGCCGGTAAACCGACGGTATCCTTCAAGAGCTATCCCTCCTTGAATCACCTGTTCGTTCGCGGCGAAGGCGCGTCCACACCCGCCGAGTATCAGCGCGCGGGGCACGTGGACGAAGAGGTCGTGAAGGACGTCTCCAATTGGGTTCTTCACTTCGAGTCGGCGGCCTTGTAG
- a CDS encoding LamG domain-containing protein: MPCLVALITGCSFLADLELPSGGESPRGGDGGGPPFTDNPLPDGGNSSFDASESDVRDSGTVSDAATDRNDAKPPPPPPPTYANEVMADHPSAYWRFGDSSGNSARDSAGSTPGTYEGGFSLGGAGVVSNDTSVRLDGQRNSHIRLGDIFDFSNNASCTLEAWARWAGGSTGHVLSKRASDRGGTGYALFVTSADGNQAQWTYLRQNGDQGDTVTFRTAASTAWVHVVATYDGNVGRLYLNGAEVASSSFRDSLVGGQSELYLGNSASGSGGFNGQLDELAIYDHVVSADRIRVHYKAADSK, from the coding sequence GTGCCTTGCCTGGTAGCGCTGATCACGGGGTGCAGTTTTTTGGCAGATCTCGAGCTCCCATCGGGCGGTGAATCCCCGCGTGGTGGCGATGGTGGGGGTCCTCCGTTCACGGACAACCCTTTGCCCGACGGCGGAAACTCCTCGTTCGATGCATCCGAATCCGACGTCCGCGATTCAGGCACGGTGAGCGATGCCGCGACGGACCGCAACGATGCGAAGCCGCCCCCTCCCCCGCCTCCCACGTATGCGAACGAAGTCATGGCCGACCACCCGAGCGCGTATTGGCGATTCGGAGATAGCTCCGGGAACTCGGCCAGGGACTCGGCGGGCTCCACCCCGGGTACCTACGAGGGCGGCTTTTCTCTAGGTGGCGCCGGCGTCGTTTCCAACGACACCTCCGTGCGGCTCGATGGCCAACGTAACAGCCATATCCGCCTCGGTGACATTTTCGATTTCAGCAACAATGCATCATGCACACTCGAAGCGTGGGCCCGTTGGGCCGGAGGCAGCACGGGCCACGTGCTTTCCAAACGCGCGAGCGACCGCGGTGGAACGGGTTATGCGTTGTTCGTCACGAGCGCCGATGGAAACCAGGCTCAATGGACCTACCTACGCCAAAATGGTGACCAGGGCGACACGGTGACATTCCGAACCGCCGCCAGCACGGCTTGGGTGCACGTCGTCGCCACCTACGACGGAAACGTCGGGCGCCTATACCTCAACGGCGCCGAGGTCGCGAGCTCGAGCTTCCGCGATAGCCTCGTGGGCGGGCAATCCGAGCTCTATCTCGGAAACAGCGCATCGGGAAGCGGAGGCTTCAACGGCCAGCTCGACGAACTCGCGATTTACGACCACGTCGTCTCCGCGGATCGCATCCGCGTGCACTACAAGGCCGCCGACTCGAAGTGA
- a CDS encoding citrate synthase family protein — translation MLGIRRETLYAYASRGLLRSYPSPGKGRGRMYLRDDILRLKARHDARSGHGPVAAAALRWGEPVLDSSITEMSVEGPRYRGMLATDLAIRGASFEQVAELLWSRSGTLPPTQPRWPTAAIPEAELAPLAAGTRRPLARLPLLLAAWQAHSSFGRMRRAASPPSPEATRRLARSLIAALPWIVAPERWPDAAARAPRMAERICLLLNRSPQPARVRLIDAALVLCADHELTVSSFAARVVASSGADLYAVLLAAASAFSGPLHGTASDAVEALIDDTRQPHRAKRIATAYANRGEAIPGFVHHLYPQGDPRGRVLLDLAMELAPNKRKLRIVHALVEAAEPLGQHPTVDVALVAAAQALGANKGTASTLFALARAAGLVAHALEQRESGVLIRPRARYTPSG, via the coding sequence ATGCTCGGGATACGCCGGGAGACGCTCTACGCGTACGCGAGCCGCGGACTGCTTCGCAGTTATCCGTCCCCTGGAAAGGGGCGCGGGCGCATGTACCTGCGCGACGACATTCTTCGATTGAAGGCGCGCCACGATGCGCGCTCGGGCCACGGTCCCGTCGCAGCTGCCGCGCTGCGCTGGGGCGAGCCGGTGCTCGACTCGAGCATCACCGAAATGTCCGTGGAGGGCCCACGCTACCGCGGCATGCTCGCCACGGACCTTGCCATTCGCGGTGCGAGCTTCGAGCAGGTCGCCGAGTTGCTCTGGAGTAGGAGCGGAACGCTACCGCCGACGCAACCGCGCTGGCCCACGGCGGCGATCCCCGAGGCCGAATTGGCTCCCCTCGCCGCAGGGACGCGTCGCCCTCTTGCGCGACTCCCACTTCTCCTCGCAGCCTGGCAGGCGCATTCGAGCTTCGGGCGAATGCGGCGCGCGGCGAGCCCGCCATCGCCGGAGGCCACGCGGCGACTCGCGCGCAGCCTCATCGCCGCACTCCCCTGGATCGTAGCCCCCGAGCGATGGCCGGATGCCGCGGCGCGTGCGCCCCGCATGGCCGAGCGCATCTGCCTTCTCTTGAATCGCTCCCCGCAGCCTGCACGCGTGCGGCTCATCGACGCCGCCCTCGTCTTGTGCGCCGATCACGAGCTCACGGTTTCCTCCTTCGCCGCGCGGGTCGTCGCGTCCTCGGGCGCCGATCTCTACGCCGTGCTCTTGGCCGCGGCGAGCGCCTTTTCCGGACCGCTTCACGGCACGGCCAGCGACGCCGTCGAAGCGCTGATTGACGATACGCGACAGCCCCACCGCGCCAAGCGCATCGCCACGGCCTATGCCAACCGCGGCGAGGCCATTCCGGGTTTCGTCCATCACTTGTACCCGCAAGGAGATCCGCGTGGCCGGGTATTGCTCGACTTGGCCATGGAGCTTGCACCGAACAAGCGCAAACTTCGGATCGTGCATGCCCTCGTGGAAGCGGCCGAGCCCCTGGGACAGCATCCCACCGTGGATGTGGCGCTCGTCGCGGCGGCACAGGCCTTGGGAGCCAACAAAGGCACGGCAAGCACTCTCTTTGCGTTGGCCCGTGCGGCCGGTCTGGTGGCCCACGCTCTCGAGCAGCGTGAAAGCGGGGTTCTCATTCGCCCGCGCGCGCGTTACACCCCGTCGGGATAA
- a CDS encoding citrate synthase, translating into MASETANDTISTALSDVDGAAGKLIIAGRDVERWAETASFEDACALLWGTADGRPRSSAHIRKRLGAARLEAWNRLGGLGDALSAPDGMDALRAAVGHLRLGDAAEEADLRVTAVVAVYAAAWARIRAGKAPVAPDPSLDQAEDYLRMITGDAPAAAAARAMSTYLVTVSDHGMNASTFTARVVASTNSDIVSSVVAAIGALKGPLHGGAPGPVLDMLDAIGEPSRAEAFIASELEAGRRIMGMGHRIYRVRDPRAQVLEKATLALIDAGLRTERLALARAVERVAKSALAARYPDRKLEANVEFYTAVLLDAIGLPREAFTPTFAVGRVVGWCAHIAEQRDKGRLIRPPSRYVGTLAN; encoded by the coding sequence ATGGCAAGCGAAACGGCAAATGACACGATATCCACGGCATTGAGCGACGTGGACGGGGCCGCAGGAAAGCTAATCATTGCGGGGCGCGACGTGGAGCGGTGGGCCGAGACGGCCTCCTTCGAGGATGCATGCGCTCTGCTGTGGGGGACCGCGGACGGGCGCCCGCGTTCCAGTGCCCACATTCGCAAACGACTCGGCGCCGCCCGCCTGGAGGCGTGGAACCGTCTCGGCGGGTTGGGGGATGCGCTCTCCGCACCCGACGGTATGGATGCGCTGCGCGCGGCCGTGGGGCATCTTCGCCTCGGCGACGCGGCGGAGGAGGCCGACCTGCGCGTGACCGCCGTCGTCGCCGTGTATGCCGCGGCATGGGCGCGCATTCGCGCTGGAAAGGCCCCGGTGGCGCCCGATCCGAGTCTCGATCAGGCCGAAGATTACCTGCGCATGATCACCGGGGACGCACCCGCTGCCGCTGCCGCGCGCGCGATGTCGACGTACCTGGTGACCGTGTCCGATCACGGTATGAATGCTTCCACCTTCACGGCGCGCGTGGTGGCGTCGACCAACTCGGACATCGTTTCGTCCGTGGTCGCCGCCATTGGCGCCCTCAAAGGGCCGCTGCACGGCGGCGCGCCGGGACCGGTTCTCGACATGCTCGATGCCATTGGCGAGCCTTCGCGCGCCGAAGCGTTCATCGCATCCGAGCTCGAGGCAGGCCGGCGCATCATGGGCATGGGCCACCGCATCTACCGGGTTCGCGATCCGCGCGCGCAGGTCCTCGAGAAAGCGACCCTCGCGCTCATCGACGCGGGGTTGCGCACCGAGCGACTCGCCCTCGCGCGGGCCGTCGAGCGCGTGGCCAAGAGCGCCCTCGCGGCGAGGTATCCAGATCGCAAGCTCGAGGCCAATGTCGAGTTTTACACGGCGGTGCTGCTCGATGCCATCGGCCTGCCGCGCGAGGCCTTTACGCCGACCTTCGCGGTGGGGCGGGTCGTCGGTTGGTGTGCACACATCGCCGAGCAACGCGACAAGGGGCGATTGATTCGCCCCCCGTCGCGTTACGTCGGCACTCTGGCTAATTGA
- a CDS encoding carbohydate-binding domain-containing protein codes for MRRSLLGISTIVASAWLAGCQGDDGTASSRDGVHAAPVAEEASHATPDGIRTAARGPNISIVFHPVDNTAANDGAFFLAELTIVNESAIRLESDGWQIHFNFVRRILDEGEGNANYKQRLAAQGVKFSKGDEAKSGDYWVLEPLANFAPIEPGGKRVIKLLAENWAILKTDAPAAFHIVFPPDKDAWALQSSVVMDASDPKQTKRFPGDVLPAQTPQLRYDENGPLNKVQLSAAHTLLPTPQSFIQGTGEYRLGGPRIAIEYQRGLAKEAAYLKAALGDVLAGSIDASERGQCGSEIRLILDPHAHTGTESYTLEVDAQKGIEIRGVDAAGVFYGIQTLRQLIPIEAYRAAATPGPRKLSVQIPAVTVADGPLFAYRGMALDVGRHFQSKATVKKLLDLLAFHKINKFHFHLTDDEGWRLEIPGIPELTSYGSRRGFDVDEGKQLHIGMGAGSDLAPGDGIRGKARTEAEANGGSQPTYQGYEQAALNFVGKGSGYYTTKDFEEILAYATERHIDVIPEIDVPGHARAAVKAMEHRYKKYAASDPAKAKQYRLVDPDDTSKHTSVQGYTDNFVNPCLPSSYAFLTKVVQEVKARFDAVPGAKLTMIHGGGDELPGLSSNVWWQGSPLCKSNPETKDLGDEALKDYFFKKWQPIIGKTGARMTGWDDIIHGGLQLEGFVPMPWSNVWGWGREDDAYKYANEGRTVILSHATNLYMDLAYNKDPDEPGYYWANFVDESKTFNYLPFDVFAIATHDRMGNSIDPSTWASKTHLTEAGKANILGMHGLLWGENQKSPELLEYFAFPKILGVAERAWNRNTPSAADLPAAWKQFVNTLGQAELPRLDFYRPVDTRRELSRSVGVNYRIPLPGARIENGQLLANVRYPGLIIEYSTNGGKTFSTYRGPTAVSGSVVVRSKTQSGHVSRVGKVN; via the coding sequence ATGAGAAGGTCCCTGCTTGGAATTTCGACCATCGTTGCCTCTGCGTGGTTGGCAGGGTGCCAGGGGGATGACGGGACGGCTTCGTCACGAGACGGCGTTCATGCTGCGCCGGTGGCGGAAGAGGCCTCGCACGCAACCCCCGACGGCATCCGTACCGCAGCGCGCGGGCCCAATATTTCCATCGTTTTTCACCCGGTGGACAACACCGCGGCCAACGATGGCGCTTTCTTCCTGGCGGAGCTCACCATCGTCAACGAAAGCGCCATCCGGCTCGAGTCCGACGGCTGGCAGATCCATTTCAACTTCGTGCGCCGCATCCTCGACGAGGGCGAGGGCAACGCCAACTACAAGCAACGATTGGCCGCCCAAGGCGTCAAATTCAGCAAAGGGGACGAGGCCAAGAGCGGCGATTATTGGGTATTGGAGCCACTGGCCAATTTCGCCCCCATCGAGCCGGGCGGAAAACGCGTCATCAAGCTGCTCGCGGAAAACTGGGCCATCCTGAAAACGGATGCGCCGGCCGCATTCCATATCGTGTTCCCGCCGGACAAGGACGCATGGGCGCTCCAGTCGTCCGTCGTAATGGATGCGTCGGATCCGAAGCAAACGAAGCGCTTCCCGGGCGATGTGCTTCCTGCGCAAACTCCGCAACTGCGCTACGACGAGAACGGGCCGCTGAACAAGGTGCAACTCAGCGCGGCCCATACGCTCCTGCCGACACCGCAGTCGTTCATTCAGGGCACCGGCGAATACCGACTTGGCGGACCGCGCATCGCCATCGAATACCAGCGCGGGCTGGCCAAAGAGGCGGCCTACCTCAAAGCCGCCCTGGGCGACGTCCTCGCGGGCTCGATCGATGCGAGCGAGCGCGGTCAGTGCGGTTCGGAGATCCGGCTCATCCTCGATCCCCACGCGCACACCGGGACGGAGAGCTACACCCTGGAGGTCGACGCGCAGAAGGGCATCGAGATCCGCGGTGTGGATGCGGCAGGCGTCTTCTACGGCATTCAGACCCTGCGGCAGCTCATTCCCATTGAAGCCTACCGTGCCGCAGCGACGCCGGGTCCGCGCAAGCTGTCCGTGCAGATCCCTGCGGTCACGGTGGCCGACGGCCCCCTCTTCGCCTACCGCGGCATGGCACTCGACGTGGGACGGCACTTCCAATCCAAGGCGACCGTCAAAAAGCTTCTCGATTTGCTCGCCTTCCACAAGATCAACAAGTTTCATTTCCATTTGACCGACGACGAGGGCTGGCGCCTCGAAATACCGGGTATTCCCGAGTTGACCTCGTACGGTTCGCGGCGCGGCTTCGACGTGGACGAGGGCAAGCAGCTTCACATCGGCATGGGCGCGGGGAGCGATCTCGCCCCCGGCGACGGCATCCGCGGAAAGGCGCGCACCGAGGCGGAGGCCAACGGTGGCAGTCAACCCACGTATCAAGGCTACGAGCAGGCCGCGCTCAACTTCGTGGGCAAGGGCAGCGGCTATTACACGACCAAGGATTTCGAAGAGATCCTGGCCTATGCCACCGAGCGCCACATCGACGTCATTCCGGAAATCGACGTGCCCGGCCACGCGCGCGCAGCCGTCAAGGCGATGGAGCACCGGTACAAGAAATATGCGGCCAGCGATCCGGCAAAGGCCAAGCAGTACCGGCTCGTCGATCCGGATGACACGTCGAAGCACACGAGCGTGCAAGGATATACGGACAACTTCGTCAATCCGTGCTTGCCCTCGAGCTATGCCTTCCTCACCAAGGTCGTGCAGGAGGTGAAGGCCCGGTTCGACGCCGTCCCGGGCGCCAAGCTGACCATGATCCACGGCGGCGGCGACGAGTTGCCTGGCCTCTCGTCCAACGTGTGGTGGCAAGGCTCACCGCTCTGCAAGTCCAATCCCGAGACGAAGGATTTGGGCGACGAGGCACTCAAGGACTACTTCTTCAAGAAGTGGCAGCCGATCATCGGGAAGACCGGCGCGCGCATGACCGGATGGGACGACATCATCCACGGAGGCCTGCAGCTCGAGGGCTTCGTTCCCATGCCGTGGAGCAACGTGTGGGGTTGGGGCCGCGAAGACGACGCGTACAAATACGCCAACGAGGGGCGCACGGTCATCCTCTCCCACGCGACGAATTTGTACATGGACCTGGCCTACAACAAGGACCCGGACGAGCCGGGCTACTATTGGGCCAACTTCGTCGACGAGAGCAAGACGTTCAACTATCTGCCCTTCGACGTATTTGCCATTGCCACACACGATCGCATGGGCAATTCAATCGATCCGAGCACATGGGCCTCGAAGACGCATTTGACCGAGGCTGGGAAGGCCAACATTCTCGGCATGCACGGGCTCCTCTGGGGTGAGAACCAAAAGAGCCCCGAGCTGCTCGAGTACTTCGCCTTCCCGAAGATCCTGGGCGTGGCCGAGCGCGCGTGGAATCGCAATACGCCGTCGGCGGCGGATCTGCCGGCTGCGTGGAAGCAATTCGTGAATACGCTCGGCCAAGCGGAGCTTCCCCGTTTGGACTTCTACCGCCCCGTGGATACGCGCCGCGAGCTGTCGCGGTCCGTGGGGGTGAATTACCGCATTCCGTTACCTGGCGCGCGGATCGAAAATGGGCAGTTGCTCGCCAATGTGCGCTACCCGGGTTTGATCATCGAGTACTCGACCAACGGCGGCAAGACATTCAGCACGTATCGGGGCCCCACCGCGGTCTCGGGCTCCGTGGTCGTTCGCTCGAAGACGCAGAGCGGACACGTGAGCCGCGTGGGCAAGGTCAATTAG
- a CDS encoding PEGA domain-containing protein has translation MTRMIRSAAAVSLASALLVSGAAFAQVPGVSGPVPPANPANADEAQMRFKRGLELYDEQDFQNALIEFRRAYELQPTYKILYNLGQVCFQLTEYACALRNFEKYLKEGGPNVASDRRAEVERDIAKLQTRIGRIEIVTNVPGVDITIDDTYIGKTPLDASVPVGAGRRKITATKEGRAPLTRIVEVAGTESTRVQLDMVSNVTTVTAPETPSKWTTWSTVGVIAAGGLAAVGATTGILALKASSDLKDSRFAGNTPDSSTENQQSKVKTLSVVTDVFIGAAIATLGTTLILTLTRDPKPEEAEEKPEEKKAARALPKRPSLQMNVGVGPGSVMLGGRF, from the coding sequence ATGACGAGAATGATTCGATCCGCAGCCGCAGTGAGCCTCGCGAGTGCCCTTCTCGTTTCCGGTGCGGCGTTCGCACAGGTTCCCGGGGTGTCGGGCCCCGTACCACCTGCCAATCCCGCCAATGCCGACGAAGCGCAAATGCGTTTCAAGCGCGGTTTGGAACTGTACGACGAGCAAGATTTCCAAAATGCGCTCATCGAATTTCGGCGCGCGTACGAACTGCAACCCACGTACAAGATTCTCTACAATTTGGGTCAAGTCTGTTTCCAATTGACCGAATATGCGTGCGCACTCCGTAATTTCGAAAAATATTTGAAAGAGGGCGGCCCCAACGTGGCAAGCGATCGTCGCGCGGAAGTCGAGCGCGACATTGCCAAGTTGCAAACGCGTATTGGCCGTATCGAAATCGTCACCAACGTGCCGGGCGTCGACATTACGATTGACGATACGTACATTGGCAAGACGCCGCTCGATGCCTCGGTGCCCGTGGGCGCAGGCCGGCGCAAGATCACGGCGACGAAAGAGGGCCGTGCACCGCTGACCCGCATCGTGGAGGTCGCGGGAACGGAGTCGACGCGGGTCCAGCTGGACATGGTGAGCAACGTGACGACGGTCACCGCGCCGGAGACGCCGTCGAAATGGACCACGTGGTCCACGGTGGGGGTCATCGCCGCCGGCGGCCTCGCTGCGGTGGGCGCGACAACGGGAATTCTGGCCTTGAAGGCCTCGAGCGACCTGAAAGACAGCCGATTTGCCGGCAATACGCCGGACAGCAGCACGGAGAATCAGCAGTCCAAGGTGAAGACGCTTTCGGTCGTCACCGACGTGTTCATCGGTGCTGCCATCGCAACCCTGGGTACGACGCTCATCTTGACCTTGACGCGCGATCCCAAGCCGGAAGAGGCAGAGGAGAAGCCAGAAGAAAAGAAAGCGGCGCGCGCACTGCCCAAGCGCCCGAGCCTGCAGATGAACGTCGGCGTGGGCCCCGGCAGCGTGATGCTCGGCGGACGCTTCTAA